One genomic region from Prunus persica cultivar Lovell chromosome G3, Prunus_persica_NCBIv2, whole genome shotgun sequence encodes:
- the LOC18784423 gene encoding probable LRR receptor-like serine/threonine-protein kinase At1g07650 has product MGTDDFSFPKLLLAYLICSTAFLFFATFGQSATATAKLHSQEVNALKEIGKKLGKKDWDFRKDPCTGEGNWNVSIEGRRKGFESSVACNCTFNHNSSCHVISIALKAQNLSGTVPPEFSKLQHLKDLDLSRNYLNGSIPSQWGTMRLVTLSLMGNRLSGPFPKVLTNITTLRNLSIEGNHFSGPIPPEIGKLIKLEKLIVSSNAFTGELPLALAKLTNLSDMRICDNNFSGKIPDFIGNWTRISKLHIQGSSLEGPIPSSISGLRSLTDLRITDLRGTESPFPSLRNLESLKTLILRNCLIYGVIPAYIADMKRLKNLDLSYNELTGEIPASFVQLAKVDFTYLTGNQLTGTVPGWVPGRNNIVDLSYNNFTWESSSPNECPRGSVNLVESYSSSADKSSRIQPCLERNFPCHVSKNQRKYSLHINCGGKEVNIGGNRYEADREQRGASMYYMGQNWALSSTGNFMDNDIDSDIYIETNKSALSKNVSVLDSELYTTARGSPISLTYYGLCLINGDYTVKLHFAEIVFTNDRTFNSLGKRIFDVYIQDKLVLKDFNIESEAGGAGKPIVKNFTAVVSSNTLKIHFYWAGKGTTGIPDRGFYGPLISAISVDPNFEPPSFEGNKNHVVIAVGTVAAALLLLLLVLGILRRKGCLGGKISADKELRDLDLQTGLYTLRQIKAATKNFDAANKLGEGGFGSVYKGLLSDGTVIAVKQLSSKSKQGNREFVNEIGMISALQHPNLVKLYGCCVEGNQMLLIYEYMENNCVSRALFGSDPACRLKLDWPTRKKICIGIARGLAYLHEESILKIVHRDIKTSNVLLDKDFNAKISDFGLAKLNEDDNTHISTRIAGTVGYMAPEYAMRGYLTDKADVYSFGVVALEIVSGKSNTNYRPKEEFVYLLDWAYVLQERGSLLELVDPALGSEYSSEETMLMLNVALMCTNASPTLRPTMPQVVSMLEGRTEVQDLLSDPGFSAINSKVRAIRNHFWQNPSCTQSMSTNGPRTDTSGNSYIETEENGRLLGVSSVTSVKSEE; this is encoded by the exons TGAATGCATTGAAAGAGATAGGGAAAAAGCTGGGGAAGAAAGACTGGGATTTTAGGAAAGATCCATGTACAGGAGAAGGGAATTGGAATGTGTCGATTGAAGGGAGGAGGAAAGGCTTTGAGAGCTCTGTCGCATGTAACTGCACCTTCAACCACAATTCCTCTTGCCACGTCATCAGCAT AGCTCTAAAGGCCCAGAATCTATCAGGTACTGTGCCACCAGAATTTTCTAAGCTTCAGCACCTGAAAGACTT AGACCTGAGTCGAAATTACCTCAATGGTTCTATACCTTCCCAATGGGGTACTATGCGCTTGGTTACGCT CTCCCTTATGGGAAACAGATTGTCCGGTCCATTTCCAAAAGTTCTCACCAATATCACCACTCTCAGAAACTT GAGCATTGAAGGAAACCACTTTTCGGGACCCATTCCACCGGAAATTGGGAAGTTGATCAAGTTAGAAAAGCT cATTGTATCTTCAAATGCCTTCACTGGAGAATTGCCATTAGCACTAGCAAAGTTGACCAACTTGTCTGATAT GAGGATATGTGACAATAACTTCTCTGGAAAGATACCTGATTTCATCGGAAATTGGACACGGATTTCAAAATT GCATATCCAGGGTAGCTCTCTTGAGGGGCCTATACCTTCTAGCATATCAGGCTTAAGAAGTTTAACTGATCT GAGGATAACCGACTTGAGAGGTACAGAGTCTCCTTTCCCATCGTTGAGAAATTTGGAATCCTTGAAAACACT GATACTGAGGAATTGCTTGATATACGGAGTGATCCCAGCTTATATTGCTGATATGAAAAGATTGAAAAACCT AGACCTCAGCTACAATGAGCTGACCGGTGAAATACCTGCATCTTTTGTCCAACTAGCAAAAGTTGACTTCAC GTATTTGACAGGAAACCAGCTTACTGGAACTGTACCTGGATGGGTCCCAGGAAGAAACAATATTGT GGATTTATCGTACAACAACTTCACTTGGGAAAGCTCAAGTCCTAATGAATGTCCTAGAGGGAGTGT AAACTTAGTAGAGAGTTACTCCTCGTCAGCTGATAAATC AAGTAGAATCCAACCATGCCTGGAAAGAAATTTTCCTTGTCATGTTTCAAAAAATCAAC GTAAATATTCCTTGCATATCAACTGTGGTGGAAAGGAAGTAAATATTGGTGGAAACAGGTATGAAGCTGATAGAGAACAAAGAGGTGCTTCCATGTATTACATGGGTCAGAACTGGGCTCTCAGCAGCACAGGGAACTTCATGGACAATGATATTGATTCAGATATCTACATTGAAACCAACAAGTCTGCACTTTCAAAAAATGTCTCTGTGCTCGATTCAGAACTGTACACGACCGCACGTGGATCTCCCATCTCTCTCACATACTATGGACTCTGTCTCATAAATGGAGACTACACTGTCAAACTCCACTTTGCTGAGATTGTTTTTACTAATGATAGAACATTTAACAGCCTTGGGAAGCGTATATTTGATGTCTACATCCAG GATAAGCTGGTGCTGAAAGATTTCAATATAGAAAGTGAAGCTGGTGGTGCAGGCAAGCCCATTGTAAAGAATTTCACTGCAGTTGTTTCGAGTAATACATTAAAGATCCATTTTTACTGGGCTGGAAAAGGGACAACAGGCATCCCAGACAGAGGATTTTATGGCCCTCTCATATCTGCTATATCAGTAGATCCCA ACTTCGAACCTCCCTCATTTGAGGGCAACAAGAATCACGTCGTTATAGCAGTTGGGACAGTGGCTGCAGCACTACTTCTTCTGCTTCTGGTCTTAGGCATCTTGAGGAGAAAGGGTTGTTTGGGAGGAAAGATCTCTGCAGATAAAG AGCTCAGAGATTTAGATCTTCAAACAGGATTATATACTTTAAGACAGATAAAGGCTGCAACGAAAAACTTTGATGCAGCAAACAAACTCGGGGAGGGTGGCTTTGGTTCAGTCTACAAg GGTCTGTTATCAGATGGCACAGTAATTGCAGTGAAGCAGCTCTCTTCGAAATCAAAGCAAGGAAATCGCGAATTCGTGAATGAAATAGGCATGATTTCTGCCCTGCAACATCCTAACCTTGTGAAGCTGTATGGATGTTGTGTTGAAGGGAACCAGATGCTTTTAATTTATGAGTACATGGAAAATAACTGCGTATCACGTGCTCTTTTTG GAAGCGACCCCGCTTGCAGATTGAAACTGGACTGGCCTACCAGGAAGAAGATTTGCATAGGTATTGCCAGAGGTTTGGCCTATCTCCATGAAGAGTCGATACTAAAGATAGTGCATCGCGATATCAAGACAAGCAATGTGCTGCTTGACAAGGACTTTAATGctaaaatttctgattttggcTTGGCAAAGCTTAATGAAGATGACAACACCCACATCAGCACGCGGATTGCTGGAACTGT TGGTTATATGGCTCCTGAGTATGCAATGCGTGGTTACTTAACCGACAAAGCAGATGTTTATAGCTTTGGAGTCGTCGCATTGGAAATCGTTAGCGGAAAGAGCAACACAAACTACAGGCCAAAGGAGGAGTTTGTCTACCTTCTTGACTGG GCTTATGTGTTGCAAGAGAGAGGGAGTCTATTGGAGTTGGTTGATCCAGCCTTGGGTTCAGAATATTCATCAGAGGAGACAATGCTGATGCTAAATGTTGCTCTCATGTGCACCAATGCATCTCCCACTCTCAGGCCTACAATGCCCCAAGTAGTGAGCATGCTTGAAGGCAGAACAGAAGTTCAAGACCTGCTTTCTGATCCCGGCTTTTCTGCCATCAATTCCAAAGTCAGGGCCATTAGAAATCACTTCTGGCAAAATCCAAGTTGTACACAAAGCATGTCAACCAACGGTCCGAGAACTGATACCTCTGGTAATTCATACATTGAAACAGAAGAGAATGGCCGTCTTTTAGGAGTTAGTTCTGTAACTTCAGTTAAATCTGAAGAGTAA